Genomic segment of Streptomyces alboniger:
CGCGTCTTTCGCCGCGCAGTGCGGAGCCCGTCCCATCGAGACTCATCGGGCGGTCGGAGCTCGCGGCGGCTCAACCATGGTGGCGACCGGCAGGCGAATGCCACTCTGCACCGCATCGTGTTCACCCGGCTGCATCACGATCCGCGTACCCAGGCGTACTACGAACGCCGCACCCGTAAGGGCAAGACCCGGCGGGAGATTATCCGATGCCTCAAGCGATATGCCGCCCGCGAGGTCTTCAACCTGGTCAGGACGGTGTCTACCAACCTCCGTTATAGGGGCCTTCGCGACAGGCGGTGGTCCACACCGCTTCACCCAGGTCATTTCGTTGAGAAAGCCTCACTGTGTCCTGCTCGCCCTCGTCTATGACACGGCTCTGCGGCGCGAGGAACTGTGCCTGCTGACCTTGCCCCCGCCCACCGGACCGTGAGGATTCGGGCCGAGATGGCCAAGACCCGGCGAGAATGCCTAGTCCGCGACTGCCCTGCGTGCATAGCAGTGCGCTCGCCGTGAAATACATGAGTGGGTGAGGCTGAGCGTTGTATTCCGGGGAAGGCAACGCGGTGCGATACCCGCGTCGTTGGTACTTCTATATGTGTTGTGGCCTGCGTCCTCGATCGGGTCGCCGGCGGCGGATTGATTGTGTTCGACACGCGCGCTATGCCCTCCCTGTCCCGCGGTTCTGCCAGGTGCCCTCCTGAAGGAGGGCGATATGACCGCGAGGGGCAAGGTCTCGTCGTGCAGGGCGATACATAGCAGACGATCCCCGGTTAGCGAAACCGGGGATCGTCCCGAGTATTGAGGGTGTTCGCACTCGGCTGTGCTTGGCAGTGGAGCCTAGGCGGACGAAGCAGGCGGCGCCGCAAACCCCGGACGTGGAGAGCGCTGTTGTCTGTTGCCCTGATGACTGTGGT
This window contains:
- a CDS encoding IS110 family transposase — translated: MLRIARGLRTWKAAWEDRCADVPRPRAPVLEARSLLPQGDHCGRPRTKEGSRPFVPSRAAGQRRVFRRAVRSPSHRDSSGGRSSRRLNHGGDRQANATLHRIVFTRLHHDPRTQAYYERRTRKGKTRREIIRCLKRYAAREVFNLVRTVSTNLRYRGLRDRRWSTPLHPGHFVEKASLCPARPRL